One genomic segment of Streptomyces liangshanensis includes these proteins:
- a CDS encoding ribose-phosphate diphosphokinase has protein sequence MRDIAVFSGSAHPELAAEVCGHLGVPLSPVRTSRFANDCLEVQLQANCRERDVFLIQPLVTPVQENLVELLLMCDAARGASASRITVVMPHYAYARSDKKDAPRISIGGRLVADLMVTAGASRVLAMTLHSPQMHGFFSVPVDHLHALRELAAHFHDHDLSRTTVVSPDLGNAKEAAAFARMLGAQVAAGAKQRFADDRVSISTVIGDVTDRDVIVLDDEIAKGSTVLELLDRLREMKPRSIRVACTHGLFSAGALKRLSAQPDVLEIVCTNTVPIPLEDHTEKLRVLSIAPALAEAVRRIHNGESVSALFDAHTT, from the coding sequence GTGCGAGACATCGCTGTATTCAGCGGTAGTGCACATCCCGAGTTGGCGGCAGAGGTGTGCGGGCATCTGGGCGTCCCGCTCAGCCCCGTACGCACCAGCCGGTTCGCCAACGACTGCCTGGAGGTGCAGCTCCAGGCCAACTGCCGGGAGCGGGACGTCTTCCTGATCCAGCCCCTGGTCACCCCCGTCCAGGAGAACCTGGTCGAACTGCTGCTGATGTGCGACGCCGCCCGGGGCGCGTCGGCCAGCCGCATCACCGTGGTCATGCCGCACTACGCGTACGCGCGTTCGGACAAGAAGGACGCGCCCCGGATCTCCATCGGCGGCCGCCTGGTCGCCGACCTCATGGTGACCGCGGGCGCGAGCCGGGTGCTGGCGATGACCCTGCACTCGCCCCAGATGCACGGCTTCTTCTCCGTACCGGTCGACCACCTGCACGCCCTGCGGGAACTGGCCGCGCACTTCCACGACCACGACCTGTCCCGCACCACCGTCGTCTCGCCCGACCTCGGCAACGCCAAGGAGGCCGCGGCCTTCGCCCGGATGCTCGGCGCGCAGGTCGCGGCGGGCGCCAAGCAGCGCTTCGCCGACGACCGGGTCAGCATCAGCACGGTCATCGGCGACGTCACCGACCGCGACGTCATCGTCCTGGACGACGAGATCGCCAAGGGCAGCACCGTCCTCGAACTCCTCGACCGGCTCCGCGAGATGAAGCCCCGCTCCATCCGGGTCGCCTGCACGCACGGGCTGTTCTCCGCCGGAGCCCTCAAGCGCCTCTCCGCGCAGCCCGACGTGCTGGAGATCGTCTGCACGAACACGGTGCCGATACCGCTGGAGGACCACACCGAGAAGCTGCGGGTCCTGTCGATCGCCCCGGCCCTCGCCGAGGCCGTCCGGCGCATCCACAACGGGGAGTCGGTCAGCGCCCTGTTCGACGCCCACACGACCTGA
- a CDS encoding ArsR/SmtB family transcription factor: MGWWQISTDALAGSRFVISPLAETTATLFALERGAPAHPGEREWFEAHGPAYRARLAADPRAAELVRAARGNGWNADFLTPTPGADPAPVPEGDGTAEFTRELERIRETPPESVRADLAVAQGRQVPDRLTRHDPAGRVADLVEWVWTETVLPYWPARRRICEADVVARTRQLTLGGWAAALEAMRPRMRWLGEGRLQINTRDYPPREVGDARLVFVPVTPRSGWVCWEERPPYRYGLVYPCTGPAVAPDGAAEPGALGRLLGTHRARVLLLLDTPKSTTQLVGLTGMALGSVGRHLKVLLDARLVVRQRAGRSVLYCRTAAGDGLVAAQSEE; this comes from the coding sequence ATGGGCTGGTGGCAGATCAGTACGGACGCCCTGGCGGGGAGCCGGTTCGTGATCTCGCCGCTGGCGGAGACCACGGCGACCCTGTTCGCCCTGGAGCGGGGCGCTCCCGCGCACCCGGGTGAGCGGGAGTGGTTCGAGGCCCACGGGCCCGCGTACCGGGCGCGGCTGGCGGCCGACCCGCGGGCGGCGGAGCTGGTGCGGGCCGCGCGGGGCAACGGCTGGAACGCGGACTTCCTGACGCCCACCCCCGGCGCGGATCCGGCCCCGGTGCCGGAGGGTGACGGGACGGCGGAGTTCACGCGGGAGCTGGAGCGGATCAGGGAGACGCCGCCGGAGTCCGTACGGGCGGATCTGGCGGTGGCCCAGGGCCGGCAGGTCCCGGACCGGCTGACCCGGCACGATCCCGCGGGGCGGGTCGCGGACCTGGTGGAGTGGGTGTGGACGGAGACGGTCCTGCCGTACTGGCCGGCCCGGCGGCGGATCTGCGAGGCCGATGTCGTCGCGCGGACCCGGCAGTTGACGCTCGGGGGCTGGGCCGCCGCCCTGGAGGCCATGCGCCCGCGGATGCGCTGGCTCGGGGAGGGGCGGTTGCAGATCAACACGCGTGACTACCCGCCGCGTGAGGTTGGCGACGCGCGGTTGGTGTTCGTGCCGGTCACGCCCCGGTCGGGGTGGGTCTGCTGGGAGGAGCGGCCGCCGTACCGCTACGGCCTGGTCTATCCCTGTACGGGACCGGCGGTCGCGCCGGACGGGGCGGCGGAGCCCGGGGCGCTGGGCCGGCTGCTCGGCACGCACCGGGCGCGGGTCCTGCTGCTGCTCGACACCCCCAAGAGCACCACGCAGTTGGTGGGGCTGACCGGGATGGCGCTCGGTTCGGTGGGGCGTCATCTCAAGGTGCTGCTCGATGCCCGGCTGGTGGTCAGGCAGCGTGCGGGGCGGTCCGTGCTCTACTGCCGTACGGCGGCCGGGGACGGTCTGGTGGCGGCGCAGAGCGAGGAGTGA
- a CDS encoding pyridoxal-phosphate dependent enzyme: MSDETPVRLGTWPTPLEPAPRLARLIGLEPDDLWIKRDDLTGLAGGGNKVRKLERTAGAALRQGARTLVTSGAPQSNHARLTAAAAARLGLDAVLVLKGSPPGAVSGNIALDGLLGARIVWAGDVDQAGLNAVLDEVAGELRAEGAAPAVIPFGGSSVLGARGYADAGHELLAQAPDLATVVVAMGSGGTMAGLVHALGADRVLGVDVGAVPDPVRVVLDLVGGLAGPGAPDPPALRLRRDQVGAGYAELTDAVRDALTTTARAEGVVLDPVYTGRAMAGLIAAVAEGDVRPGRRTVFLHTGGLPGLFGHGQAMEHARGLVTG, encoded by the coding sequence ATGAGCGACGAGACCCCCGTACGGCTCGGCACCTGGCCGACCCCGCTGGAACCGGCCCCGCGCCTCGCCCGGCTCATCGGCCTGGAACCGGACGACCTGTGGATCAAGCGGGACGACCTCACCGGTCTCGCCGGCGGCGGCAACAAGGTCCGGAAGCTGGAGCGGACCGCGGGAGCGGCCCTCCGGCAGGGCGCCAGGACCCTGGTCACCAGCGGCGCGCCGCAGAGCAACCACGCCCGGCTCACGGCCGCCGCCGCGGCCCGCCTCGGTCTGGACGCCGTCCTCGTGCTGAAGGGCTCACCGCCGGGCGCCGTGAGCGGGAACATCGCGCTCGACGGCCTCCTCGGCGCCCGGATCGTCTGGGCGGGCGATGTCGACCAGGCGGGTCTGAACGCCGTACTGGACGAGGTCGCCGGGGAGTTGCGCGCCGAGGGCGCCGCGCCCGCCGTGATCCCGTTCGGCGGATCGAGCGTCCTCGGCGCCCGGGGATACGCCGACGCCGGGCACGAACTGCTGGCGCAGGCGCCCGACCTGGCGACGGTGGTGGTCGCCATGGGATCCGGCGGCACGATGGCCGGCCTGGTCCACGCGCTCGGCGCCGACCGTGTCCTCGGCGTGGACGTCGGAGCCGTCCCGGATCCCGTACGGGTCGTCCTGGACCTCGTCGGCGGCCTCGCGGGGCCCGGGGCACCGGACCCGCCCGCGCTGCGTCTGCGCCGGGACCAGGTAGGCGCCGGGTACGCGGAACTCACCGACGCGGTGCGGGACGCGCTCACGACGACGGCCCGCGCGGAGGGTGTCGTGCTCGACCCCGTGTACACGGGCCGTGCCATGGCCGGTCTGATCGCGGCGGTCGCCGAGGGGGACGTACGGCCGGGACGGCGCACCGTCTTCCTGCACACCGGCGGCCTGCCCGGGCTCTTCGGCCACGGCCAGGCGATGGAGCACGCGCGCGGCCTCGTCACGGGATGA
- a CDS encoding peptidoglycan-binding domain-containing protein encodes MTQESCPRCFAPPGEAGHPDCACATRADIAGKSLTDPAEQPGDGDQMHVRPYVSLGSEGEADEAERERVARERAAFGPPGGGAGTSTTAVRDVVAGATTDSGGGGHDGDDDDDDDSDEGSDEGGAGGAAGDGFPGDDEPDEPPARRRKGLYLAVAIAVVAAVIAVSAGVAVRGGGEDEAAGPGSASSTARTALPDATGTAAGGTSRKPDGTASDATSSPSDDPGASPSGTSSASASASVSATATPGQAAEDTPSSPAVSTPPAGSPSAGSTPSSGPAVLREGDTGPEVVELQKRMSQLLLRYLGMPDGTYDAELERAVARYQHDRDITGDASGVYGPATREALEAETKKP; translated from the coding sequence GTGACGCAGGAATCTTGCCCCCGTTGTTTCGCACCTCCGGGCGAGGCCGGCCATCCCGACTGCGCGTGTGCCACCCGGGCCGACATCGCCGGGAAGAGCCTCACCGATCCGGCCGAACAGCCGGGTGACGGCGATCAGATGCATGTCCGGCCCTATGTCTCGCTGGGGTCCGAGGGCGAGGCCGACGAGGCCGAGCGGGAACGCGTCGCGCGCGAGCGCGCGGCCTTCGGTCCTCCGGGCGGCGGCGCCGGGACGTCGACGACGGCCGTGCGGGACGTGGTGGCGGGGGCGACCACCGACAGCGGCGGCGGCGGCCATGACGGTGACGACGATGACGATGACGATAGCGACGAAGGCAGTGACGAGGGCGGTGCGGGCGGCGCCGCCGGGGACGGTTTCCCCGGTGACGACGAGCCGGACGAGCCGCCTGCCCGGCGCCGCAAGGGTCTCTACCTGGCCGTTGCGATCGCCGTGGTCGCGGCCGTCATAGCCGTGTCGGCGGGTGTCGCGGTCCGGGGCGGCGGCGAGGACGAGGCGGCGGGCCCCGGTTCGGCCTCCTCGACCGCGCGGACGGCCCTGCCCGACGCCACCGGCACGGCCGCCGGCGGGACCTCCAGGAAGCCGGACGGTACGGCCTCGGACGCCACCTCCTCGCCCTCGGACGATCCGGGCGCGAGCCCGTCCGGCACGTCCTCGGCCTCGGCGTCCGCCTCCGTCTCCGCGACGGCCACGCCGGGGCAGGCCGCCGAGGACACGCCGTCCTCCCCCGCCGTCTCCACCCCGCCGGCCGGGTCCCCGTCCGCCGGATCCACCCCGTCGTCGGGCCCGGCCGTCCTGCGGGAGGGTGACACGGGCCCGGAGGTCGTCGAGTTGCAGAAGCGGATGAGCCAACTGCTGCTGCGCTACCTGGGGATGCCGGACGGCACGTACGACGCCGAGTTGGAGCGCGCGGTCGCCCGCTACCAGCACGACCGCGACATCACCGGGGACGCCTCGGGTGTCTACGGCCCCGCCACCCGGGAGGCCCTGGAGGCGGAGACCAAGAAGCCGTAG
- a CDS encoding MFS transporter yields MRTYGQLFRTPEFTPFFLTSSVQVASATVAGLALATLVYRSTGSALLSALSMFGPSLAQVVGATLLLSAADRLPPRAATAAVALAVGAGTAVLAVPGLPLWAVFAILLAEGLATSVGGGVRYGLLAEILPKDGYLLGRSVLNMSVGTMQIAGYATGGVLLAVLSPRGALLTAAALGVAAAVLAAAGLSSRPPRTAGRPSVAETWRTNRRLWSSPARRTVYLALWVPNGLVVGCESLFVPYDPGHAGLLFACAALGMLIGDTLAGRFLPRHRRERLGAPLRLLLALPYLVFAWQPSAPLAAAAATVASIGFASSLLLQESLIALTPDDIQGQALGLDTSGRLTLQGVAAALAGALAQYTSAATAITLMAAASLAVTLTLAPGLRPERITAALVPAVEPAPGGGR; encoded by the coding sequence ATGCGCACCTACGGGCAGCTCTTCCGCACCCCCGAGTTCACCCCCTTCTTCCTGACCAGCTCCGTGCAGGTCGCCTCCGCCACCGTCGCCGGACTGGCACTCGCCACCCTCGTGTACCGGTCCACCGGCTCCGCCCTGCTGTCGGCCCTCAGCATGTTCGGCCCCTCCCTGGCCCAGGTGGTCGGCGCGACCCTGCTGCTGTCCGCCGCCGACCGGCTGCCCCCGCGCGCCGCGACGGCCGCCGTCGCCCTGGCCGTGGGCGCGGGCACCGCCGTCCTGGCCGTGCCGGGCCTGCCGCTGTGGGCCGTCTTCGCGATCCTCCTCGCCGAGGGCCTGGCCACCTCGGTCGGCGGCGGGGTGCGCTACGGGCTGCTCGCCGAGATCCTCCCCAAGGACGGCTACCTGCTGGGCCGTTCCGTCCTCAACATGTCCGTCGGCACCATGCAGATCGCGGGGTACGCCACCGGCGGCGTCCTGCTCGCCGTCCTCTCCCCGCGCGGCGCCCTGCTCACCGCCGCCGCCCTCGGGGTCGCCGCGGCCGTGCTCGCCGCCGCCGGCCTCTCCTCGCGCCCGCCCCGTACCGCCGGAAGACCCTCGGTCGCCGAGACCTGGCGTACCAACCGCCGCCTCTGGTCCTCGCCCGCCCGCCGGACCGTCTACCTCGCCCTGTGGGTGCCCAACGGGCTCGTCGTCGGCTGCGAATCGCTGTTCGTCCCCTACGACCCCGGGCACGCGGGCCTGCTCTTCGCCTGCGCGGCCCTCGGGATGCTCATCGGCGACACGCTCGCCGGCCGCTTCCTGCCCCGGCACCGGCGCGAGCGGCTCGGCGCCCCGCTGCGCCTCCTGCTCGCCCTGCCCTACCTGGTGTTCGCGTGGCAGCCGTCGGCTCCCCTCGCGGCGGCGGCCGCCACCGTCGCCTCGATCGGCTTCGCGTCGAGCCTGCTGCTCCAGGAGAGCCTGATCGCGCTGACCCCCGACGACATCCAGGGACAGGCCCTCGGCCTCGACACCTCGGGGCGCCTCACCCTCCAGGGCGTGGCGGCGGCCCTCGCCGGGGCGCTCGCCCAGTACACCTCGGCCGCCACGGCGATCACGCTCATGGCCGCCGCCTCCCTCGCCGTCACCCTGACCCTCGCGCCCGGCCTGCGGCCCGAGCGGATCACCGCGGCCCTCGTACCCGCGGTGGAACCGGCGCCCGGAGGCGGCCGGTAG